One genomic region from Capra hircus breed San Clemente chromosome 18, ASM170441v1, whole genome shotgun sequence encodes:
- the ZSCAN22 gene encoding LOW QUALITY PROTEIN: zinc finger and SCAN domain-containing protein 22 (The sequence of the model RefSeq protein was modified relative to this genomic sequence to represent the inferred CDS: inserted 6 bases in 5 codons; deleted 1 base in 1 codon): MAMPKICLSPVPWEQDGFLLVKMEEEEEASLSQVQESSFGHTVHPEAARLRFQHFCFEEASSPPEALAGLRELCRQWLQPEIHSKEQMLELLVLEQFLGTRPPEIQSWVGAQCPKSGEGAAVLVEDLTRALDKRGWVLGSELTDTSCKQSGSEESEPWDRAAETLGGGTPPRATFGGDCESQGGPERQASLSGETWAQSAXHQMDVRKTSGPYKEGPPAQPSCEAGALGDSPHMRPDLTSREKTPSEERWDPPDGCGTEPPGTCSGRKPPPPCGEWGKTLQSPSEAHQKSQARRTPYTGSECGKAFGWSAHLAQHWGVHTGAKPHACMECGKAFGRLTHLSQHRRVHTGEKPYACGECGKASRRSTHLSQRGWTHTGERPCTCDACGQAFSQSTHLTQHQCVHTAEKPXEGSACGRAFSDCAAXVRHLRARCGXKPCQGREGRKALAQSSSLLGRXRMHTGEPCRCNGGGKAFSRSSARLGHLRLHASVLQ, encoded by the exons ATGGCCATGCCCAAGATCTGCCTGAGCCCAGTGCCCTGGGAACAGGATGGCTTTCTCCTGgtgaagatggaggaggaggaggaggccagtCTCTCCCAGGTCCAGGAATCTAGCTTTGGCCACACCGTCCACCCTGAGGCTGCACGCCTGCGCTTCCAGCACTTCTGCTTTGAGGAGGCGTCCAGCCCTCCCGAGGCACTGGCCGGGCTCCGGGAGCTCTGCCGCCAGTGGCTGCAGCCCGAGATACACTCCAAGGAGCAGATGCTGGAGCTGCTGGTGCTGGAGCAGTTCCTGGGCACGCGGCCCCCCGAGATCCAGTCTTGGGTGGGCGCTCAGTGCCCCAAGAGTGGTGAGGGGGCTGCTGTGCTGGTGGAGGATCTGACTCGGGCACTGGACAAGAGAG GCTGGGTGCTGGGATCTGAGCTCACAGACACCAGCTGTAAGCAGAGCGGTTCGGAGGAGTCGGAGCCCTGGGACAGGGCTGCCGAAACCCTGGGAGGAGGGACTCCCCCGCGAGCCACCTTTGGTGGTGACTGTGAATCCCAGGGTGGCCCAGAGAGGCAGGCCAGCCTCTCAGGGGAAACGTGGGCCCAGTCTG CCCACCAGATGGATGTCAGGAAAACGTCAGGGCCTTACAAGGAggggcccccagcccagcccagctgtgAAGCTGGTGCCTTGGGGGACAGCCCCCACATGCGGCCAGACCTCACCTCCCGAGAGAAGACTCCTTCTGAGGAGAGATGGGATCCACCGGATGGCTGTGGGACAGAGCCTCCAGGCACGTGCTCAGGGAggaag cccccccccccgtgtGGAGAGTGGGGGAAGACCCTCCAGAGCCCCTCGGAGGCCCACCAGAAGAGCCAGGCCCGCAGGACGCCCTACACGGGCAGCgagtgtgggaaagccttcggcTGGAGCGCGCACCTGGCCCAGCACTGGGGGGTGCACACGGGGGCCAAGCCCCACGCGTGCAtggagtgtggcaaggccttcgGTCGGCTCACCCACCTGAGCCAACACCGGAGGGTGCACACCGGTGAGAAGCCCTACGCCTGCGGAGAGTGCGGCAAGGCCTCCCGCCGCAGCACCCACCTCAGCCAGCGCGGGTGGACGCACACGGGCGAGCGGCCCTGCACGTGCGACGCGTGCGGCCAGGCCTTCAGCCAGAGCACGCATCTGACCCAGCACCAGTGCGTGCACACAGCCGAGAAGCC TGAGGGCAGCGCCTGCGGCCGTGCCTTCAGCGACTGCGCCG CGGTGCGGCACCTGCGGGCGCGCTGCG AGAAGCCCTGCCAGGGCCGGGAGGGCCGCAAGGCCTTGGCGCAGAGCTCCTCCCTCCTGGGGC CACGCATGCACACCGGCGAGCCCTGCCGGTGCAACGGCGGCGGGAAGGCCTTCAGCCGCAGCTCGGCCCGCCTGGGTCACCTGCGCCTCCACGCCAGCGTCCTCCAGTGA